The Aeromicrobium tamlense nucleotide sequence CCTCGTCGCCGCCGGACAGCGGGATGTCGCCGTCGATGCGGTCGCGGTTGACGTAGGTGCCGTTGAGGCTGCCCAGGTCGGTGACCACGTAGCCGCTGCCGCGACGCGAGAAGGTCGCGTGACGGCGCGAGACGCTGATGTCGTCGAGGAAGATGTCGCTGGAGGGATGGCGCCCGGCCGACACGACGTCCTGGTCGAGCAGGAACCGCGAGCCCGCGTCGGGACCGCGCTGCACCAGCAGCATCGCATTGCCGACCGGCAGGTTCTCGACGGCGAACACGTCGCCCTCGGACATCTCCTCGGTGTCGGCGTCGATGACCGGGATGAAGTTGGTCTCGTCGAAACCGTCCGGCGTCGTCACCGCGATCAACTCCGTCTCAAGTAGAGCTTGAAGGTTGGCTCAAGTGGGGGTTCAGGGTTCCTTCGCCCCCAACCTAACACC carries:
- a CDS encoding FHA domain-containing protein, yielding MTTPDGFDETNFIPVIDADTEEMSEGDVFAVENLPVGNAMLLVQRGPDAGSRFLLDQDVVSAGRHPSSDIFLDDISVSRRHATFSRRGSGYVVTDLGSLNGTYVNRDRIDGDIPLSGGDEVQLGKYRLIYFPGTVASEGGQ